From a single Erpetoichthys calabaricus chromosome 1, fErpCal1.3, whole genome shotgun sequence genomic region:
- the LOC114665071 gene encoding zinc finger protein 329-like isoform X1, whose translation MEKVFPAVQEPQYLQHKYDEGILEEVCNVKEETDPTLHWGLLMMNGIEVDEEHCKWRSGHLEQESVCMNKEEEDDCDCGPLDFTVDFEQMSYYTNVQKKETVSVTKKEDLKHESDWQSFNPDEEAPAAIQHPSVQVNQEIFMKITAKASGSRPSQEALPINDSFDFSSLVQNSLHRRAQQTADDENITKITSGLDVQDDSVPVMKLAPAGALASQLQKHISESVTVHQQQSTFKSRDGKLNQIQQKYKCSECGKQYSRMRNLQIHTRNHTGEKRYCCSECGKAFISSKYLQIHKGIHTGDKRYCCSECGKAFTSSKYLQIHKRIHTGEKPYCCSDCGKAFTSSKYLQIHKRIHTGEKPYECTECGKRFSQKSALQTHTRTHTGEKPYGCSECGKAFTSSSYLQIHTRVHTGEKPYGCSTCGKRFSLKSALQTHICVTLVCAQKLRICQQK comes from the exons ATGGAGAAGGTATTCCCAGCTGTCCAGGAACCTCAATATTTGCAGCACAAATATGACGAAGGCATCTTAGAAGAAGTGTGCAATGTAAAGGAGGAGACAGATCCCACACTGCACTGGGGCCTCCTTATGATGAATGGCATAGAAGTTGATGAAGAGCACTGTAAATGGAGGTCTGGACATCTTGAACAGGAGAGTGTCTGCATGaacaaggaggaggaggatgactgTGATTGTGGACCTCTAGACTTTACGGTAGACTTTGAACAAATGTCTTATTATACTAATgtacaaaaaaaggaaactgtTAGTGTTACAAAGAAAGAGGACCTCAAGCATGAATCTGACTGGCAGAGTTTTAATCCAGATGAAGAGGCTCCTGCCGCCATACAGCATCCTTCTGTCCAGGTAAATCAGGAAATATTCATGAAGATAACTGCCAAAGCATCAGGTTCAAGACCTTCTCAAGAAG CTTTACCAATCAATGACAGCTTTGACTTTTCATCATTAGTTCAGAATTCTCTTCATCGCAGAGCTCAGCAGACTGCAGATGatgaaaacatcacaaaaataacaTCTGGATTAGATGTGCAGGATGATTCTGTACCAGTGATGAAGTTGGCACCAGCAGGTGCACTTGCCAGTCAACTTCAGAAGCACATTTCAGAGTCGGTCACAGTCCACCAACAGCAGAGCACATTTAAATCTAGAGATGGTAAACTGAATCAAATACAACAAAAGTAtaagtgttctgaatgtggcaaacaatacAGTCGAATGAGAAATCTCCAGATCCATACAAGAaatcacactggagagaagcgatattgctgttctgaatgtggcaaagcaTTCATCTCCAGTAAATATCTTCAAATACACAAAGgaattcacactggagataagcggtattgctgttctgaatgtggcaaagcaTTCACCTCCAGTAAATATCTTCAaatacacaaaagaattcacactggagagaagccatattgctgttctgactgtGGCAAAGCATTCACCTCCAGTAAATATCTTCAaatacacaaaagaattcacacaggagagaagccatatgagtgtactgaatgtggcaaacgattttcaCAAAAGAGTGCTCTTCAGACACACACTAGAacccacactggagagaagccatatggttgttctgaatgtggcaaagcaTTCACCTCCAGTAGCTATCTTCAAAtacacacaagagttcacacaggagagaaaccatatGGGTGTTCTAcatgtggcaaaagattttcaCTAAAGAGTGCTCTTCAAACCCACATATGTGTTACACTGGTATGTGCTCAGAAACTAAGAATATGCCAACAAAAATGA